The genomic window CAGAGTTACATCGGCACTCTGATTGATGACCTCTGTACCAAAGATCTGCGGGAACCCTATCGGATGCTGACTTCTCGATCCGAATATCGACTGCTGCTGCGCTCCGATAATGCTGATCAACGACTGACCCCCCTAGGGCGGCAAATTGGCCTCATTGATGACCGTCGCTGGCAATTGTTTACCTGCAAACAGACTCAGATCATTGCTGAAAAAGAACGGCTCCATGAAACCCGGCTGAAGGAACAATCTCCCATTGGCCTTGAGATCGCCGCAGCCACCCAGCAGGCGATTAAAGGTTCCATTACCCTGGCGGATCTGCTGCGCCGACCGGGGATTCACTATGCTGATCTCGATCGCTACGGCTTGGGTAATCCTGATTTAGCAGCAGCGGTCAAGGCCGGAGCCGAGATTGATGTCAAGTATGCGGGTTATATCCAACGGCAACAGCACCAGATCGACCAACTGGCTCGCCAGCAGCATCGGCCTTTGCCAGCGGATTTAGACTATGGTGCGATTCAAACTCTGTCCTTGGAAGCCCGCGAAAAACTAGCAAAAACCCAACCCCTGACGGTGGGTCAGGCCGCCCGTATTGGCGGGGTCAACCCTGCCGACATTAATGCTCTGTTGATCTATCTGGAACTTCAAGCGCGTCAGTCTAGCCCTTCGGTCAATGCTTAAGATTCCTCGGTCGTATCCGGGGTGACCATCGCTTGCCCTAAGACTTGAGATAGAATCCTAGATCTTAACTGCCTACGCTACTATCGTTCCTCATTCCACCGGGAGATCACCCTCCCTCTTCGCAGCAACTCTATGCAGCGCTCTGAGCTAATAAAAAACTCTGGAAGCCGGCATCCTAGCCCTAGCGCTGATTACCTTAGCCTGGGTACAGCCCGCAGTGCTGAAATCCCAGGACATTGGTTATCAAGATGCCGTCGCTTCCCCTAGTCCTAGCCGCTAATAGTCCCGTCCATGCGTCTTAAAGAGGGTATTTTTTGCGAATTTTTAACTCCTCAAACAATCTTGACAGACCCCCAGCACAGTGGCTTAGTTAGACGGTAGTGATATCCTTCTCTTTCTCCATTAAAAGCTCATCCACCCTGATAATGAACTTGTCCGTTAGTTTTTGAACTTTATCTTGGAGATCTCGAGCTTCGTCTTCTGAGACCTCCCCAGATTTCTCTTGCTTGCGAATGGCGTCCACTGCATCCCGGCGGATGTTACGAATCGACACCTTACCTTCCTCTCCATACTTGGCAGCTTGTTTCACCAGCTCTTTGCGGCGATCGCTGGTCAGGGGAGGAATATTTAACCGAATGGTGGAGCCATCATTACTGGGAGTTAAGCCAATATCCGAGAGGGAAATCGCCTTCTCAACCAGGTTCAAACTGCTGCGATCAAAGGGTTGAATGGTAATCGTCGTAGCGTCAGGGGTACTAACATTCGCCAAGGATTTGAGGGGGGTGGGGGCACCATAATATTCCACCACCACTCGATCTAGAATCGACGCATTCGCCCGTCCAGTTCGGATCGTATTAAAAGAGCGCTGCGTTGATTCCACCGCTTTTTTCATGTGGTCTTCCACCTCAGCTAACTTCACAAAAACCTCCCACAAGAGTGCCAATAGATTCTCCCGTAACCGCCCGCCGGACATTGCCCGGA from Neosynechococcus sphagnicola sy1 includes these protein-coding regions:
- the frr gene encoding ribosome recycling factor encodes the protein MKKAVESTQRSFNTIRTGRANASILDRVVVEYYGAPTPLKSLANVSTPDATTITIQPFDRSSLNLVEKAISLSDIGLTPSNDGSTIRLNIPPLTSDRRKELVKQAAKYGEEGKVSIRNIRRDAVDAIRKQEKSGEVSEDEARDLQDKVQKLTDKFIIRVDELLMEKEKDITTV